The DNA window TGAAGACGATTTTCGATGCTGAAACCGGCGAGTTGCTGGGCGCGCATATGGTTGGCGCACAGGTCACGGAACTGATCCAGGGGTTTGGCATCGCCCGTCACCTGGAGGCCACAGATGAAAGTCTCCTGTCGATGATCTTCGCGCATCCAACACTTTCCGAAGCGATGCATGAATCCATCCTCGCGGCCTGCGATCAACCATTGCATCAATAAGAAATAAGGGAGGCGATAGCTGCGCGATACGGAGTAAGTTGTCCGTTATCCCTCCCGCACGCCCCGGCAGAAGATCCACCAGAACGGTTACGGCAGGATCTATTGATCTGAAACGCTAAACGCCAGGCGTAAATTCTGTATGTTTAGTAGACAACTCAACGACAGGAGGAGCGCTCTATGACACAGCACGAACGGTTTTGCCAGGCCTGCGGAATGCCGATGTCCGCACCCGATGCACAAGGGGCCAGCGATAAATATTGCGCGTATTGCAGCGACAGCGACGGTAATCTGAAATCCTGGGAAGAGGCCGTATCCGGTCTGGCGGCTTTTCTCGACTCCTGGCAAAAGGTGGGCGTAGCGGAATCACGGAAACGGGCAAAACGTTACCTGACGGCGATGCCTGCCTGGGCGCACAAAGCGGACGAGTAATTTGCCCGGGCGGCGGGAAGAAATCATTCCGGGGGACAGACCGCCATGCCGACAACGATGCTATAACGTTTTTGAACGCCATCCGGACGGGAATAAATGCGCGTTTGTGGATGGCGACCTGCAGGCAGGAGCATGCATGGATGGGTTCTTCATGCGGATGAAATAAACGCCTGGCGTTCTCCCTCTTGTCAGGATGCGTTATTGCATGGTTTTTTAAGGGTTCGGTTTCTGTATTTAACCCGGCACTTTTCACGTCATACAACATATTGATGTGATGAATCTCTCATTTCAACGACACCAACTGGACAGTAAGTTATCGCGTGTGTTAGTTATTTAATCACGCAAGAGAACAGATTTAATTTAAACAAAAGTTAAACCTTTCTCACTTTGCTAAAAAATTGCATTGATAATGCTTTGGATTCCCGAACCATTATCAAAAGGGTATGTGAACAGAAAGCCCTCAGAGACGCGAGTCTCTGAGGGCTTTTTTTTTGTTTTTTATCTCAGGAGTAAATAAATGTCTAAAGAACGTCGTCTCTCAAGAATATTCGCAAAAGATGGTAAATCCGTGACCTTAGCGCTGGATGGCTACTATTTTTCCACGAAAACAAATGGTATTGATAATACGATAAATCAGCTCCCTGCTCTGGTGGAACACGGCCTGGATTGCGCGCTCGTCACGTACGGCATGTTGAAGAATTATCGTGAAGCGCTGAACAGCGTTCCCGTTGTGTTACGCGTCGACAGCACGGTCAGTATCTTTGACAATACCGTTCCCGATACTACCCCCGTTTTTTCCGTCGAAGATGCGCTTAAAGTCGCTGCCGAGGGAGTGGTCTGCATGACCTTCCCCGGCGCCTTCAATGAAGAAAAAACCCACATTATGGCGATGCAACTCGCGCAGGCAGCGGATCGCTGGAACGTACCGCTGATTGTCGAATCGCTCCCGTATGGTTATCCCGTCACCAGCGATGACTCTAACAACCCGGCGATCATCGCTGCATCGGCCCGCGCAGCGGTGGAACTGGGCGCGGACGTCATCAAAACGCGTTTTACCGGTTCACCAGAGGACCGACTGATCGTTGAAGCTGCTGGCGTGCCGGTGCTTGCCTTAGGGGGGCCAAAAACCGGCATCGATGGTTACTTCAAATTTGTTCAGCACTGTATGCAGATGGGTGCGAAAGGCGTGGCTGTGGGACGAAACATTACCCAGGATCCGCAGCCGGCGAAAGTGGTAGCAGGTCTGAATGCCATCATCCATGAAAACGCAACAGCGGAAGATGCATACAGCCTCTACATGGCTAAATAACATCGGAAATTAATATGATTTCAAATAACACCATCATCCCTTCCATCAGGAAGTATAAATACTTTGAGAAAGCATTATCCTGCCAGTCAGAATATGTGCTGCTATCCGAAGCGAATATCGGCAATCTGCAGTCGCTGATTGGCAAATGCCATCAAAGCGGTAAGAGAGTCCTCGTTCACCTTGAATTACTGGGTGGTTTCAAACCGGATCAGGCGGGGATCAATCTACTGAAAAATTATTACAAGGTTGATGGTGTTATTTCTTCCAATCTCTCCGCGCTACGCTACGCCAAAAAAGAGGGATTGCTGACCGTATATCGGGTTTTACTTATCGATTCGCGATCGCTTGATCAGTCGCTCGATATTGTTAAACACAGTCCACCGGACGCAATTGAAATCTTACCTGCTGAATATGCCTGCCAGTGTCTGGAGTTGATTAGCCGAAATTTGAAAGGCTTTGATGTGGTATTCATCGCCGGAGGCTTTGTTAAGCGCAAATACCTTGTAGATAAAATATTCCATGCCGGATTTAAAGGGATAACCACCAGCGAGCCCGGCTTATGGTAACCAATAAGGAGTCCACGCGAATGAAAGATGAATACGTCATGGGCATCGACAATGGTGGAACCGTCACCAAGGCAGCCATCTATGACCGTAAAGGACAGGTGCTCGCGATCGCCTCAAAATCCACGCAGATGCTGACACCCCGGGAATTCCACACAGAGCGCAGTATCGATGAGCTGTGGGCCGCTAATGTCGAAGTGATTAAAAAAGCGATTGAGCAATCAGGTATCGATGCCAGCCAGATAAAAGGAGTGGCCGTCACCGGTCATGGTAACGGTCTGTATCTGGTTGACGATGAAGGTCACCCGGTGCGTAACGGCATTATATCCACCGACAGCCGGGCAAAAGAGTACGTTGAGAGATGGCAACGCTCGCCAGAATTCCTTACCGACATTTTGCCAAAAACAATGCAGTCCATCTGGGCCGGACAACCTGTCGCCTTGCTGGCATGGCTGAAGGACTTCGAGCCCGAGACGCTGCAAAAAGCGCGTTATATTTTTATGGTCAAGGACCTGATCCGTTTTTACCTGACCGGAGAGGCTTTTCTTGAGCTGACCGATATCTCAGGCACCAACCTGATCAACGTACGTGACTGCAAGTATGACGATGAACTGCTGGCATGGTGGGGACTTGATGAACTGCGGGACAAATTGCCCCCCATCAAACGCTCAACGGAATGCTGCGGAAAAATCACTGACGACGTGGCCCGTCTGACCGGTTTATGCGCAGGTACGCCGGTTTCTGGCGGGGTGTTTGATATCTCGGCCTCTTCCATTGCCTCGGGGATCAACAGTCTCGATAAGATGGCGATCGTCACCGGCACCTGGAGCATAAACGAATACGTTACCGACCACCCGGTTATTGATAAAGATCTGTTTATGACCTCCATTTATCCCATTGAGGGTAAATGGCTCATCACCGAGGCCAGCCCCACCTCCGCGAGCAACCTGGAGTGGTTTATTAACAACTTTATGGAGAGCGATCGGAAAACCTCCGCCGAGCAAGGATCGTCGGTCTATGACCTGTGCAATAAGCTGGTTTCGTCAACGACGCCGGATGAAAGCCACCTGCTGTTCTTTCCGTTCGTGTTTGGCTCTAACACCATTCCCGACGCCTCGGCCGGCTTTATCGGTGTAAACAGCTTTCATAAAAAAGCCCATTTTCTGCGGGCGATTTATGAGGGCGTGGCCTTTAGCCATCTCTACCACACCGAGCGCTTGCGCAATATTAACCCGAAGTTAAGCCGCACAATTCGTATTGCCGGCGGTGTCACGAACTCCCCGGTCTGGCTACAGATATTCGCCGATATCTTCCAGGCCACGCTGGAAATCGTTGACGTCAAAGAGCACGGGACCCTGGGTACCGCGATGACCGCAGCCGTCATGGTGGGCTGGTTTGCAGAGGTATTTGCTGCCTCAAACGAAATGGTCCATGTCTCACGCACCGTCTCCCCTAATCCGGAAAATCACCGGGTCTACCAGACCAAATACCAGCTTTATAAAAACCTGTTATCAGAAATGCAGTCGCCGTGGAAAAGCTGCAGCAACTACATCGCGCACTAAGTGAGGAAAAAATGGATCTGAATTTAACGAATCGTACGGCCATCGTGACAGGCGGCGCAACCGGCCTGGGGAAAGAGTTTGTCCTTTCTCTCGCCAAAGAAGGCGTCAATATCTGCTTTACCTATATGCGGGAAGAAGAGCATCCCGAACGGCTGCTCGAAACGGTGAAGGCCAGCGCGAACGTTGAGATCATCGCGGTTAAAACCGATCTCTCTGACGAACAGAGCCGGGAAAATCTGTTTGCCACCTGTATCGACAGACTGGGCAAAGCCGACATTCTGGTGAATAACGCCGGGATCTGGCTGAGCGGCTACGTCACCGAGATCAGCCCGCAGGACTGGGATCTGGTGATGAATGTCAATCTGAAAGCCATCTTCCATCTCAGCCAGCTATTTGTAAATCACTGCCTGCAGCATGACCGGATGGGCAGCATTCTGAATATTACCTCGCAGGCCGCGTTCCACGGCTCCACGACGGGACATGCGCACTACGCGGCAAGTAAGGCCGGTCTGGTCGCCTTTGCTATCTCTCTGGCGCGGGAAGTCGCCAAACAAAAAATCAATGTGAACAATATCGCCGTCGGGATCATGGATACTGCGATGATCCGTACGAACATTGAGCAAAACCCTGACTATTACGTCAGTCGTATTCCGGTGGGCCGCGTGGCTCAGCCTCAGGAAATTGCCGACATCGGTGTCTTCATGGTTTCTCCTAAGACCAGCTATATGACGGGAGCAACTCTGGACGTTACCGGCGGTATGTTGATGCGTTAATCGAGGGAGAATCATTATGAAATGTCTGGCAATTGCCGATCTGTTTATCAATGCAGCAATGATGGAATCAGGACTGAAAGCGCTCAGGGATAACGGGATTGAAGTCGAAGTACGCGAGTGGTCACATGACTCCATTGAGAAACTTCAGGAAGATAATCTGCGGGTTGAACAGGAAGGCGCGGAAGCCGTGGCCTTACCGGAAGATCTGCTTCAGGGAGCGGGTGATATTGACATCCTGATCACTCAGTTTGCCCCCGTCAATACTGCGGTGTTCGATAAACTACCCACGCTGAAATATGTAGGCGTACTCCGCGGTGGCGTGGAAAACGTGAATCTTGAGGTGGCGAACGCCCGGGGCGTTGAGGTGATGAACACCCCGGGGCGTAACGCTCGCAGCGTCGCTGAATTCACGGTCGGCATGATCCTGGCGGAAATGCGCAATATCGCCCGGTCACACGATGCCCTGCGTGATAAATACTGGCGTAAAGACAGCCCGAACCATCAGGCGATCCCGGAGCTTGGCGGAAAAGTCGTGGGGCTGGTTGGCCTCGGCCATATTGCCCAACTGGTCGCGGGATTTCTCAGCGGCTTTGGCACGGAGATTATCTTTTACGATAAGTACGTTGCAGGCCATGAACGTTATGAGAAAGTCGATTCACTGGACGAACTGGTACAACGCGCCGACGTTATCTCGTTACATGCTCGCCTGACGCCGGAAACCGAAAATCTGATTAACGCACACCATTTCGCGCTGATGAAGCGCAGTGCCATCATTGTTAACACGGCACGCTCCGGGTTAATCAATGAAAAAGAGATGATTGATGCGCTCAGATCCGGGCAAATTATGGGCGCCGCGCTTGATACCTTTGATGACGAACCGCTTCCTGACGACAGTGCATTCTATACCCTGAATAACGTGACCATTACGCCGCATATTGCCGGGAGTACCATTGACGCATTCAGTAATTCGCCCAAACGCTTCGCTGAGATCCTTTTAAAGAAACTCAGTTAAATACTAAAAGAACCATTAAAGGTATTAACAGGGCCCAATGGGCACGGGTTAACTCGTGCCCAATTCGCCCGCCTTTTAAGGAATCATTATGGATATTATCAACAGCATTATTAGTCTGGGGGCATCAGTAATGATGCCAGTAATATTCTTTATTATCGCGCTTTGCTTTGGCGTTAAAATCGGTACGGCATTTAAAGCAGGGATGCTGGTCGGCATTGGTTTTGAAGGGGTGGGGCTGGTGATTGGCCTGCTGCTGACAAACCTGGGCCCGGCATCGCAGGCGATGGTTGAGCGTATCGGCCTGCAGTTAACGGTCGTTGATACCGGTTGGCCTACCGCATCGACTATTGGCTGGGGTTCGCCGCTGATGCTGCCCGTCGTGGTGGGCTTTATCGTCATCAACCTGGCCATGCTTCTGTTGAAATTAACCAAAACGGTGAATATCGATATTTTTAATTACTGGATTTTCCTGATCATGGGGTCTGTGGTCTATGCCGGAACGGGAAATTACTGGCTTTCTGTCGGTATTACTTTCGCTATTTTTGTGTTGACGCTATTGGCCGCAGATTTAACGGCGCCGTATTTACAAAAAAACTATAATCTTAAAGGGATATCATTCCCACATCTTACCTGTATAGCTTACGTGCCGTTTGGCATTGCCTGTAATTACATCATTGATAAGATCCCGCTCATCAATAAAATCAATTTCGATCCGGAAAGTATTAATAAAAAATTCGGCGTTTTTGGCGAGCCTCTTACCCTGGGATTTGTGCTGGGACTGCTGTTGGCCTTCCTGGCTGGATATGACATTTCCGCTGCCGTTTCACTGGCCATTAAGGTTTCAGCCGCCATGCTGCTGCTGCCGAAAATGATTGAAATTCTGGTGCAGGGATTGTTGATTGTTCGTGATGCCGCTGAAGCAAAACTGAAGGCTAAATTTCCGGGGCGCGATTTTTACATCGGGATGGATACGGCGTTATTGATCGGTGAACCTTCGGTACTGGCGACCGGTCTGCTGTTAATCCCTATGGCTGTGGTGCTGTCTATCATTCTGCCCGGCAACCGCGTACTGCCCTTTGTCGATCTGGCTTCGTTAATGTTCCTGCTGGCAATGGTCACGCCGTTCTGTAAACGAAATATGTTCCGCATGTTCATAACCGGAACCCTGATCGTGACCTGCATTCTGTATGTCGGGACGGACATTTCGCAAGAATATACTCAGGCGGCGGTGAACTCACATATTCCGGTACCGGAAGGGATGGCCGAGATCACCAATATCGTCGGCGGCGCCACGACGCCTGTCGGCTGGCTGGCCGTCAAATTTGGCGAGTTTTTTAGCGCCACACCTTAGTACAAGACCACTTAAGTAAACAGAGGGCAAACTGTTGCCCTCTGTTTCTTCCTCTCATTCTGTGCGCTGAATAGCTGGCTGAGCTACGCCTCTGGTTTGAACATCTGACCAGCGCGGCCGCCCCCTGCGCGGCGAGGTGACTCATTTCTTTTGTGACCCCTCCCGTTTTCAACCCTACCTGCTATGCTCCTTCTTTCCCCTGTTCACAGGAGATCCCGATGCTGACTATCTGGGGCCGAAAAACTTCCTCTAACGTGCAGGCGCTGATGTGGTGTGTTGGCGAGCTTGGTCTGGACTATCTCCGCTTCGACGTGGGCCATCGCTATGGCGGTACCGACAGCGAGGCGTTTTATCAGCTCAATCCCAATCGTACGGTGCCAGTGCTGCAGGATGGCGATAATCCGCCGCTGTGGGAAACCGGCGCGATCCTTCGCTATTTAGCCAGTCGCTACGCCGACGACGCCTTCTGGCCGGGCGACCTGCTGGCTCGTACTGAGATTGATCGCTGGGCCGAGTGGTCAAAGCAGAATATTGCCCTCGGCTTTACGGCGCCGGTGTTCTGGCGCGTGGTGCGCACGCCCGCCGCCGAGCGGGATCCGCAGGCCATCGCCGCGGCGGTGACGGCCCTGGAGCAAAAGCTGGCGATTGCCGAGGAACGTCTCGCCGGCAGTCGCTATCTGGTGGGCGATACGCTCACCCTGGCCGACATCCAGTTTGGTCATGTGCTGTACCGCTACTTTGCAATCGATATCATTCGTCGCCCCCTACCCCATCTTGCGGCCTATTATGCACGGCTAACCGCACGGCCCGCCTTTTGCCAACACGTCATGGTCAGCTACGACGAGCTGAAGGTCTGAAGATGGTCGGTAGCGCCTCCCGACGCTACCGACACGCTGGTTAACGCGCCATCAGGACAAACACGCCCCAGCCGAGATATTCCCGGGTCCAGGTGACATGGTGCAGCGGCGCGGTGGTCAACTGCTGGCGAACCTCCGGCGCGAAGTCATCGTGCGGATTGGCCTCCAGCCAGCGGCGCATCGTCAGCCATTTCGCCGCTTCATAACGATCCCAGCCCTCCGGGTCCGCCAGCACCATCTCCACTACGTCATAGCCCAGTTCGCCGAAGTGGGCGACCAGCGCCGGCAGCGTCAGGAAGTCGTCGGGAGAGTGCGCGCCGCAGGCAACCGCCTCTTCCGCCGTGGCGGGGCGTTTGCGCCACCATGGCTCGCCGATCAGCAGCATACCGCCTGGGTTAAGGCTCTGCTTCAGCAGCGCAATCGTGCCTGCCACGCCGCCGCCGATCCACGTTGCCCCCACGCAGGCGGCAATATCGCACGGCTGACTGGCGACATACCCGCTGGCATCCTGGTGCACAAAGGTCACCCGGTCGCTCACCCCGAGCGCCTCTGCCCGGGCGGCCGCCTGCTGGCTGAACAGCAGGCTCATGTCCACCCCGGTGCCGACGATCTGATGATCGCGCGCCCAGCTACAGAGCATCTCTCCGGAGCCGCTGCCGAGGTCAAGAATGGAGGCGCCCGGCGCCATTCGCAGCGCCCGCCCCAGCGTGGCGTACTTTTCCGGGGTAAAAGGGTTATGAATACGGTGTTCGCTTTCACTGATAGTAAAAATGCGAG is part of the Klebsiella quasipneumoniae subsp. quasipneumoniae genome and encodes:
- a CDS encoding class I fructose-bisphosphate aldolase, translated to MSKERRLSRIFAKDGKSVTLALDGYYFSTKTNGIDNTINQLPALVEHGLDCALVTYGMLKNYREALNSVPVVLRVDSTVSIFDNTVPDTTPVFSVEDALKVAAEGVVCMTFPGAFNEEKTHIMAMQLAQAADRWNVPLIVESLPYGYPVTSDDSNNPAIIAASARAAVELGADVIKTRFTGSPEDRLIVEAAGVPVLALGGPKTGIDGYFKFVQHCMQMGAKGVAVGRNITQDPQPAKVVAGLNAIIHENATAEDAYSLYMAK
- a CDS encoding glycerol-3-phosphate responsive antiterminator, coding for MISNNTIIPSIRKYKYFEKALSCQSEYVLLSEANIGNLQSLIGKCHQSGKRVLVHLELLGGFKPDQAGINLLKNYYKVDGVISSNLSALRYAKKEGLLTVYRVLLIDSRSLDQSLDIVKHSPPDAIEILPAEYACQCLELISRNLKGFDVVFIAGGFVKRKYLVDKIFHAGFKGITTSEPGLW
- a CDS encoding FGGY-family carbohydrate kinase produces the protein MKDEYVMGIDNGGTVTKAAIYDRKGQVLAIASKSTQMLTPREFHTERSIDELWAANVEVIKKAIEQSGIDASQIKGVAVTGHGNGLYLVDDEGHPVRNGIISTDSRAKEYVERWQRSPEFLTDILPKTMQSIWAGQPVALLAWLKDFEPETLQKARYIFMVKDLIRFYLTGEAFLELTDISGTNLINVRDCKYDDELLAWWGLDELRDKLPPIKRSTECCGKITDDVARLTGLCAGTPVSGGVFDISASSIASGINSLDKMAIVTGTWSINEYVTDHPVIDKDLFMTSIYPIEGKWLITEASPTSASNLEWFINNFMESDRKTSAEQGSSVYDLCNKLVSSTTPDESHLLFFPFVFGSNTIPDASAGFIGVNSFHKKAHFLRAIYEGVAFSHLYHTERLRNINPKLSRTIRIAGGVTNSPVWLQIFADIFQATLEIVDVKEHGTLGTAMTAAVMVGWFAEVFAASNEMVHVSRTVSPNPENHRVYQTKYQLYKNLLSEMQSPWKSCSNYIAH
- a CDS encoding SDR family NAD(P)-dependent oxidoreductase; amino-acid sequence: MDLNLTNRTAIVTGGATGLGKEFVLSLAKEGVNICFTYMREEEHPERLLETVKASANVEIIAVKTDLSDEQSRENLFATCIDRLGKADILVNNAGIWLSGYVTEISPQDWDLVMNVNLKAIFHLSQLFVNHCLQHDRMGSILNITSQAAFHGSTTGHAHYAASKAGLVAFAISLAREVAKQKINVNNIAVGIMDTAMIRTNIEQNPDYYVSRIPVGRVAQPQEIADIGVFMVSPKTSYMTGATLDVTGGMLMR
- a CDS encoding 2-hydroxyacid dehydrogenase, whose translation is MKCLAIADLFINAAMMESGLKALRDNGIEVEVREWSHDSIEKLQEDNLRVEQEGAEAVALPEDLLQGAGDIDILITQFAPVNTAVFDKLPTLKYVGVLRGGVENVNLEVANARGVEVMNTPGRNARSVAEFTVGMILAEMRNIARSHDALRDKYWRKDSPNHQAIPELGGKVVGLVGLGHIAQLVAGFLSGFGTEIIFYDKYVAGHERYEKVDSLDELVQRADVISLHARLTPETENLINAHHFALMKRSAIIVNTARSGLINEKEMIDALRSGQIMGAALDTFDDEPLPDDSAFYTLNNVTITPHIAGSTIDAFSNSPKRFAEILLKKLS
- a CDS encoding PTS galactitol transporter subunit IIC; this translates as MDIINSIISLGASVMMPVIFFIIALCFGVKIGTAFKAGMLVGIGFEGVGLVIGLLLTNLGPASQAMVERIGLQLTVVDTGWPTASTIGWGSPLMLPVVVGFIVINLAMLLLKLTKTVNIDIFNYWIFLIMGSVVYAGTGNYWLSVGITFAIFVLTLLAADLTAPYLQKNYNLKGISFPHLTCIAYVPFGIACNYIIDKIPLINKINFDPESINKKFGVFGEPLTLGFVLGLLLAFLAGYDISAAVSLAIKVSAAMLLLPKMIEILVQGLLIVRDAAEAKLKAKFPGRDFYIGMDTALLIGEPSVLATGLLLIPMAVVLSIILPGNRVLPFVDLASLMFLLAMVTPFCKRNMFRMFITGTLIVTCILYVGTDISQEYTQAAVNSHIPVPEGMAEITNIVGGATTPVGWLAVKFGEFFSATP
- a CDS encoding glutathione S-transferase family protein — translated: MLTIWGRKTSSNVQALMWCVGELGLDYLRFDVGHRYGGTDSEAFYQLNPNRTVPVLQDGDNPPLWETGAILRYLASRYADDAFWPGDLLARTEIDRWAEWSKQNIALGFTAPVFWRVVRTPAAERDPQAIAAAVTALEQKLAIAEERLAGSRYLVGDTLTLADIQFGHVLYRYFAIDIIRRPLPHLAAYYARLTARPAFCQHVMVSYDELKV
- a CDS encoding SAM-dependent methyltransferase, whose protein sequence is MIDIPRIFTISESEHRIHNPFTPEKYATLGRALRMAPGASILDLGSGSGEMLCSWARDHQIVGTGVDMSLLFSQQAAARAEALGVSDRVTFVHQDASGYVASQPCDIAACVGATWIGGGVAGTIALLKQSLNPGGMLLIGEPWWRKRPATAEEAVACGAHSPDDFLTLPALVAHFGELGYDVVEMVLADPEGWDRYEAAKWLTMRRWLEANPHDDFAPEVRQQLTTAPLHHVTWTREYLGWGVFVLMAR